The genome window GCTGCGTCGGGAAAACGTTTGTCGAAACGACTCGATCTTTTAACCCGTCTTATCAATTTACAGTGGCTCATGAGCTATAGTGAAGTAATGACTGGCACCGAAGTGAGTCCCTTGAACTTTAATGGTAATGGTCTCCTTACAACGACGGCTATGTACATGCTGCCACGCTCGTCGGTTCTCCCAAATTTCTTGCAGGCATTTTTCTTGCGCGGTGCCGTAACATACGATCTGCAGACCAGGTCCCTTCAGGATGCGAGCCTCCAATTTTCTAAAACATTTATGCAGATCTTTCAATTCAATCTAGGGTTTGATCGTAACTTTGCAGGCAACACAACATCGTTTGAGGCTGGCCTGATTATGGATTTAAATTTTACGCGCACCTCTTCGGTCTTTGATTTCTCGAATGAAAGCATGACATCTCGCCAATCACTCTATGGCTCGGTAGCACTCGACCGTGGCGCGGTGTTCTTATCAAACCGCGAACAAATTGGTAAAGGCGGCGTTGATGTAAAACTGTTTGTCGATAACAATTATAACGGTAAGTACAATGCTGGAGACGAGCTCATTCCGGCAAGAGGGGTCAAAGTCGAAGGAAGTGGCAAGATTGAGCTTGGCAGAGACAGCATCATCCGGGTGACGCAGCTAGAAAGCTACTTCCGATACAATCTAGAGGTTGACAAACAACAGGTCGATCCTAATCTCGTGCCCACAATCGATAAGTTTTCTTTTGTTGTCGATCCGAATCAAATGAGGCGGATCGAAATTCCATTTTATCGTGGTGGAACTATTTCTGGAAACGTCTATTTAGAAAGGGAAGGAATTCGTAGTCCACTCAGTGGAAGCCGCGTCATCATGCGGGCAACCGAAGGAAATTTCGGCGATACGCTTCGCACATTTGCAGATGGAGGATTCTATGCGATGAATGTCGCACCCGGGAGTTATACGCTTGCGGTTGATCCTGAGCAACTTAAATTTCTTCAAGCAATCCAGCAGAGCGGTCCTCTCGCCGTTACGGTGCATCACTCGATGCAAGGGGATATCATTGAAGACCTTGTCATTGTATGTGAAAGCCTATTCAAAGTGACAAAACCGGTTCAAGAAGTGGATACGATGAAAGTCATAGCGAGTGATTCCGTCAGAAAGTTCATTGTCTCTCTGCCCGGCAAGAGAGACAATATTGATTCCAACATTCTCAAAGAAAATATCGAACCGGCACCAAGTCCTACCCAGAAAAAAAGTGTAGATTCATCTCTTCGTGAAGAATATTCTCAAGCAATTTCACTTTTCCAAGAGAAAAATTACGGCGATGCTCATGCCCTCTTTAGCAGTTTGCTTGAGAGAGGAATTGAAAAATCTCTCGCCGGTAACTGTGAGTACTGGATGGGTGAATGCAATTATGCTACACGTAATTATAGTGACGCTATAGAACATTTCCAAAAAGTTATTGCTCTGGATTCATCTAATAAAAAACCTGATGCATACTATATGCTGGGCAGATCGTATGAGCAGATAGATGAACGAGAGAAAGCCCGAGACACCTACCAGGCTCTCAACGATCAGTATCCCGACAATGTCCATGCACGTCGCGTAATATCTCGTTTGAAGGCGCTGGACAATCTCCTGATGAAAAGCGGAAAAAAAAAAGTTTTAAGCAAGGTGATTCAGGAAGCACCTCCAATCATTGAAAAGAAAATTGTAACTCCTCCGCCAGTAATGAAAGCTGAGAAGCCATGCATAGTGATTTCCAATATAAAGAAAACCGGGTACGTTCTTCAAGTTTCTTCTTGGGCCACACGATCAAAAGTGAGGCGAGTAGTGAAACAAATAACTAAATTCCCAAGACTCAAAACGTACGTTATGATTGCACGTGAGCCAGCATTGGGCTTACGATTTTGCGTCTTTATTGGTGTTTTCAAATCCAGAGAAGACGCTATGGATTTCGGCCACAATTTCAATTTCGAATAGCAATAAAATCTCTTCAATCTACCTCTTTAGTTACCAGTTACCATCCTGATTCTCTCATATATATCAATTGTACACGCAGAATCGCTATTGTAGAAAATTCAATTTTTCATACCTAAAATAAAATTTGCTGTTTTTTTCCTATCTCTTAACTCCTTTCTTTTAAATAACTTAACAGAACACTAAAAAGCGAGTCAGGTTTGGTCTGTCTGGCATTTAAAATGAAGTAAACAAATCAAGCATATGAAAAACTTAATTGCGAATATAAATACAAAATACCACTTGACAATGAATAATCCTTTTGCATATATTACTCCAACACGAAGGTTGAAAAATCCTATAGCCATAGTCCTTTTCCTACTACTAGTCATGACAGCCATTGTATCACTGGGTGCTTTTGAAATAAAGCCCTTTGGTTCCATTTCCGTGAACAATGGTTCCAATCGATTCCTCGCTTTTCACAGTAAAATGGTAGAGGGACACTATAACCTGTCGACCTATTCCCAAAATTGGAAGATCCTAGCATCCATTGACGAACCAATGCCGGCGAGAACGAAGCTCTTAATTCAAGTGTCAAGCAAGAAGGGTACAAGTCTTGGGATAGTTGATCTGTCAGATGGAACTCCAAAGAATGTGGTTATCGGAAATGGCAAGGTAGTTGAGACAGACCAGTGTATTTCTTGCACCGTGATATCTGGTACACGTTTAGGAAGAACGGTGACATTGAACCTAAGGGAGTGGTAACACTCAACTATCAGCGTGGTGGCTGCGGATACTAAAATTTCTCTCACTACTAATTTAAATCATTAAAAATTTACTGAAACCTCCTTTCGGTTTTTGTCCCTTCTTCACTTCAATCAAAAATAATCTGAATTATTTCAATGTGCCATTGACATATAAAACACCGTAACGCTTGTGCACTTCATTCAATGCATCAAGAATACTCTCCGTTCTCACAACAGCTGATTACTGGCCCTTGGTCGACAATACATTATGCAAATGAATAGTTCTTTTATGACACTCATCCAAGTCTCACGTGTGAAAATTCTTACTGCCATAGTCCTTCTCCTACTAGTAGCCATAGCTTTCGATGAAGTACGTTCACAAGGTCATAGTAATACAGCCACGCAATCTGTTACACTTGAAGTGAAGCCGATTTCCAAGATTTCGGTAGTAGGCAATCCCAGTCAGCTTATTATTAAAGATGAAGCCAGCGGATCCAACTCTACTTCGATCAGCGATGAGAATACAAAATATAGTTTATCGACAAATGTTGGTAATATGAAAATCGTTGCATCCATTAGTGATCGGATGCCTGCTGGAACAAAATTGATGATTAAATTGGCAAGCAGCAAAGCCGCAAGCGTCGGTTCAGTTGATTTATCAAATGCAATGACTCCGGTAAATGTCGTGACGGGAATCAGCACGGGAGTCGAGACAGATCAAACTATCAGTTACACATTTGCAGCGAATGCAGATGTCACTGAGCTTCCAGCAACATCACGAATGGTTACATTAACGCTTACGAATTAAGTAAAATCATGAAAAAACTTCTTTCCATAAGTTCACTCTTTATTCTAGCTCTTGTGTTGAGTCCTTTGGCATTTTCACAAACAACAAACTCGGCAACACAAACAGTCATGTTCGCAGTCAACCGCCCGGTAAAACCAACGCTGAACACGTTGGCAAGTATCCAAAATAGTAATACTTCATCAACCTCGTCTGAAGCTGTCGCACTTCGGAACCAACTGAAACAGCAATCCTCCAAAGTTACAGTTTTCACGCTGCCTTCAATGTTTTCAAATGTGCATCTCGATTGAATATCAGTTCTTGAGACAAAAACATCTGTCGCAAGCGATAACACTCCGCTCGTTCTTGCGATTACCGAATAAATCTTTTTACACGTTCGCCTCTCTTCCACACAACAGTGAATTATCAACGAACGCACCACAGCGTCAAGGTCAAGAGAATCCTCGATTGAAAAAACGTTGCGATTATGTAAGGTGAACTTTGTTGAGCTGAATATTTTTATTTATTTTGAATGAAGCACGAAGACGCCATTCCAGTCGGACTGAGGCGGGGAGATTTGGTAAAGTTTCATCCGTTCGATGTAGAGCAGACACACCGGGTCATCTGGAATTTTTTGCGTCGCATGTTCCATATATGCAATACCTTCATCCCAACGGCGCTCTCGATATGATTTCAACCCTTCAGCATATATCTCAAGGAAATATTTCATTTTATCAGTTATCGGCTTATCGGCGAGATTGATCAATTCATAGATTCGGGTCGGCTCAGTTTTTCCAACAACCTGAACGCGATCTACTTCGCGGGCAACGACACGTTTTGCTACTTGTTGATACGTTGTTTCGCTGATAAGAATACATGTGCCGTACTGTTTATTTGCACCCTCTAATCGCGAGGCAAGATTGACCGGATCTCCAATTGCTGTATAACTTTGTCTTTGCTCAGATCCCATGTTTCCAACCGTACATGTCCCCGTGTTAACCCCGATACGCTGCCTGACTTCCACATTACCAATTTTGTACAGTTTTGGCTGCAATCGTTCGAGTCGATACTGCATTTCAAGTGCTGACACGCAAGCGTGGAACGTAGCGTTCTCATCTTTCAGGGGTGCTCCCCAAAATGCCATAATCGCATCACCAATGAATTTATCGACGGTGCCTTGATGCTTGAGTATAACATTTGTCATATCAGTCATATAGACATTGAGAAGTTTGACGAGTGTTTCGTCATCTACTTTTTCTGAAATGGTAGAAAATCCTTTTATATCGGAAAAGAGGATGGATATCTCACGCTTTTCACCGCCAAGTTTAACAAGTTGTGGATCGTTAATGAGTATATCGACAATGGTACTATCGACATAACGTCCGAACAGATCGGTAATCATTTTCCGCTGACGACCTTCGGTTGCAGCGCGAAAAGCAATGGTTGAAACAAAACATAAGGAGAATGCAAACAACGGTTCGGCAATATGGAACAAAACGTTGAAAAATGCGAATGCACTATAAGCGAAGATGGAATAGAGTACTGCAACCAAGAGAAGGATTCCAACTCCAGCACGCATCTTCCACGTATGTGCAACGAATCCGATTGCCAAAGTGATCAGAGCAAGAATGGAGAATTGAATCCATGCGTGCGCCGGAATTAAAAATCTGTTGGTGGCGATCATGTCATAAATGTTTGCATGAGTAAAGAATCCAGCTGATGATTCTTCAAGCGGGTTTGCATAGTAATCACCCACCGAACGGATAGTCGGACCTATAATGCAAACTTTATTTTTAAATTGATCAAAGAATTTTTCATTCCCTTGTTTAGCTGCTGCGAGTATATCAAATAAGGATACAGAAGGAAGTTGGCTTCCCTTTCCGATATAGTTAATACGAACTTCACCCCACAATCCTGTGTGAATTTCCATTGTGCCTGCTCTGACTATAGTTCCATCGTCAGTATCTTCGAAGGAAATGTCTTTTGGATCAATCTTCAATACATACATTGCCAACGTCATTCCGAGAGATGGATAGAGTCGTTCAGCGTATTCTACGAATAAAGGAGTTGAGCGAATAATTCCATCTAATGTATCGGGAATAAGCAATACATGTCCGATGCCGGTCGAAACTTCAGCCAATTCAAGAAATGGATAATCGTTGATGATTGGTGCGCGTGGGAAATGATTCAGATATGGAGCTGGAATTCCAAAACGTCCTATGATGTAATGTGCAGCGCTGTCTACATCGCGACGACTGACGTGTTGTCTCTCTGTTGATGAAGGAACATATGGACCAATAACTTGAAATGTCCCTTGTGCTTGTTTCAAGTATTCTACTAACAAAATATTTTGCATTGTATCGACATCTTTTTTGGGAGGAAGAGGAACGTCAAGTGCGACGGCTTTTGCACCTGAATTACTGAGAAGTGTCATGACGGCACCGTATTGATCACGGGGTATAGGCCACCCAAGCAATTTATCTGTGTAATCGTCAATTTTGACCATGATGATGTCATTGCCGTACGGTCTTAC of Ignavibacteriales bacterium contains these proteins:
- a CDS encoding tetratricopeptide repeat protein: MPSINNADTPNPYLQFKHCCFFYSLSIVTGTFVEYFRKIIYTVQGVRRNFVGDEGCLEQKETRPTRIHPHVHEFIPSRNYYNDVQTFLLTLRIFFLFCFLVPSRSLAQQSSQYDEVVFGYTLKGLGSYNISVAVKNDKIFLPVTVLFNIFEVYYTIEGQNTIKGTYISSAMPMTINPVRHEISLGDKVYVLTLEEMFKGEMDIYIAAEKFEEIFGISSIVNINRLQIIAETSKELPALVRKKAALVRSEVGSDFGPSVKYPLRYALDRSVLGGAVLDYNVSTSLDKLSSKGTNYTFTGGGEVAGGDIQVSLVGATGQAASVSDLRWRYVVRQNNYFSSFTAGQITTGSDFIPRVTGIALSNEPIEPRVMFDNYIVDGFTDPESEVELFLNDRLIGFQKANAAGYYRFQFPLTYGTEKISIKTFSKYGDINVSEKQIQIPFSFVPKGILSYNIQAGKVNNNVDPANNAYFGNVNLLFGAANWLTLNGGLERSNNTDLLKPIYNFGFSSRLFSQYIFNVNVAPDAYYLFNANAIFASNAGVFVSYSKYLLSDTLIGTSPQQNASLALSLPLTFISSGTGFRISEDYTDAASGKRLSKRLDLLTRLINLQWLMSYSEVMTGTEVSPLNFNGNGLLTTTAMYMLPRSSVLPNFLQAFFLRGAVTYDLQTRSLQDASLQFSKTFMQIFQFNLGFDRNFAGNTTSFEAGLIMDLNFTRTSSVFDFSNESMTSRQSLYGSVALDRGAVFLSNREQIGKGGVDVKLFVDNNYNGKYNAGDELIPARGVKVEGSGKIELGRDSIIRVTQLESYFRYNLEVDKQQVDPNLVPTIDKFSFVVDPNQMRRIEIPFYRGGTISGNVYLEREGIRSPLSGSRVIMRATEGNFGDTLRTFADGGFYAMNVAPGSYTLAVDPEQLKFLQAIQQSGPLAVTVHHSMQGDIIEDLVIVCESLFKVTKPVQEVDTMKVIASDSVRKFIVSLPGKRDNIDSNILKENIEPAPSPTQKKSVDSSLREEYSQAISLFQEKNYGDAHALFSSLLERGIEKSLAGNCEYWMGECNYATRNYSDAIEHFQKVIALDSSNKKPDAYYMLGRSYEQIDEREKARDTYQALNDQYPDNVHARRVISRLKALDNLLMKSGKKKVLSKVIQEAPPIIEKKIVTPPPVMKAEKPCIVISNIKKTGYVLQVSSWATRSKVRRVVKQITKFPRLKTYVMIAREPALGLRFCVFIGVFKSREDAMDFGHNFNFE
- a CDS encoding adenylate/guanylate cyclase domain-containing protein yields the protein MNPSTIVKAGLKKYYGFIFAVGTILLAELFFNTSFLPSLGTNLFQAIEQRGCDMLMRARGVRPYGNDIIMVKIDDYTDKLLGWPIPRDQYGAVMTLLSNSGAKAVALDVPLPPKKDVDTMQNILLVEYLKQAQGTFQVIGPYVPSSTERQHVSRRDVDSAAHYIIGRFGIPAPYLNHFPRAPIINDYPFLELAEVSTGIGHVLLIPDTLDGIIRSTPLFVEYAERLYPSLGMTLAMYVLKIDPKDISFEDTDDGTIVRAGTMEIHTGLWGEVRINYIGKGSQLPSVSLFDILAAAKQGNEKFFDQFKNKVCIIGPTIRSVGDYYANPLEESSAGFFTHANIYDMIATNRFLIPAHAWIQFSILALITLAIGFVAHTWKMRAGVGILLLVAVLYSIFAYSAFAFFNVLFHIAEPLFAFSLCFVSTIAFRAATEGRQRKMITDLFGRYVDSTIVDILINDPQLVKLGGEKREISILFSDIKGFSTISEKVDDETLVKLLNVYMTDMTNVILKHQGTVDKFIGDAIMAFWGAPLKDENATFHACVSALEMQYRLERLQPKLYKIGNVEVRQRIGVNTGTCTVGNMGSEQRQSYTAIGDPVNLASRLEGANKQYGTCILISETTYQQVAKRVVAREVDRVQVVGKTEPTRIYELINLADKPITDKMKYFLEIYAEGLKSYRERRWDEGIAYMEHATQKIPDDPVCLLYIERMKLYQISPPQSDWNGVFVLHSK